One part of the Vicugna pacos chromosome 20, VicPac4, whole genome shotgun sequence genome encodes these proteins:
- the DEFB113 gene encoding beta-defensin 113 — protein sequence MKIFCIFLTFFFTVSCGPSVLQRKTREKTREIEERRGQCYLVRGTCKASCNIWEYVFNYCGVEPCCVVREYIKPMRSTSTTSTMLTHASVPTINHGFASFPQFQQKRTWALDTKIDCGDGYTTP from the exons ATGaagatattttgtattttccttaCCTTTTTCTTCACTGTGTCTTGTGGTCCATCAG TTTTACAGAGGAAgacaagagaaaaaacaagagaaattgaagaaagaagaggacaATGTTACCTTGTCCGTGGTACTTGCAAGGCCTCATGCAACATCTGGGAATATGTATTTAATTACTGTGGCGTGGAGCCCTGCTGCGTCGTTCGGGAATACATAAAGCCAATGAGAAGCACTTCAACCACTTCGACCATGTTAACTCATGCAAGT GTACCAACCATCAATCATGGTTTTGCTTCCTTTCCACAGTTTCAGCAAAAACGGACTTGGGCCTTggacacaaaaattgactgtggtgatggttacacaactccgTGA
- the LOC116284706 gene encoding beta-defensin 114 translates to MKIFYYLLHFLCYVTFILPATCTLVDPDRCSKSYGHCRKRCLKSEKHIDLCFSPSKVCCVARMFEDDFS, encoded by the exons ATGAAGATCTTTTATTATCTCCTTCATTTTCTGTGTTATGTGACCTTCATTCTACCAG CCACATGTACCTTGGTGGATCCTGATCGATGCTCAAAATCGTATGGTCATTGTAGGAAACGCTGTCTTAAAAGTGAAAAGCATATTGATCTATGTTTCTCACCAAGTAAAGTTTGCTGCGTTGCAAGGATGTTTGAAGACGATTTCTCTTGA
- the LOC140687868 gene encoding beta-defensin 133-like — protein MKTPVLLFVLLFFLAPLPPLKCAMKDIYNCLIKKGNCRYECYDSETQIGFCTKLQADCCIQKSEIKRQHS, from the exons ATGAAGACTCCTGTCCttctctttgttttattgttCTTTCTGGCCCCACTGCCACcat TGAAATGTGCCATGAAAGACATCTATAATTGCTTGATCAAGAAAGGCAATTGTAGATACGAATGCTATGATTCTGAAACACAGATTGGTTTCTGCACAAAACTACAGGCCGATTGTTGTATACAGAAGTCTGAAATAAAAAGACAGCATTCCTGA